The following coding sequences lie in one Oncorhynchus nerka isolate Pitt River linkage group LG14, Oner_Uvic_2.0, whole genome shotgun sequence genomic window:
- the LOC115146680 gene encoding LOW QUALITY PROTEIN: claudin-12 (The sequence of the model RefSeq protein was modified relative to this genomic sequence to represent the inferred CDS: deleted 2 bases in 1 codon), with protein MSCRDIHATNAFSFIIAFISVGGIAVAALIPQWRVTRLVTFNKNAKNISVYDGLWAKCVKQDGYSGCYYYDSEWYSKVDQLDLRLLQFCLPTGLLFGSLALVLCMAGMSKTCCCSDKAETDIKNTRCLVNSAGCHLVAGMFLFLGGAIALAPSVWFLFRTKEMNIRYDRIFSDGFAVYVAIGCSGGLMLAALLMFMWYCMCKKLPSPFWLPLPTLPNSLSIQPLTANGYPPSPVYTPQTFPPQGYVPTVMDAQPYAPSQGYPQSVAPLAQQPQQVYMSQMSSPDGYGSEVGQNQAYSYAPSQSYAPSQVGYAPSYIGHRYSTRSRMSGIEIDIPVLTQGL; from the exons ATGTCGTGCCGGGACATCCACGCCACCAATGCCTTCTCCTTCATCATCGCCTTCATCTCCGTGGGCGGCATCGCTGTGGCGGCGCTGATCCCACAGTGGCGAGTGACACGACTTGTCACCTTCAACAAAAACGCCAAGAACATCAGCGTCTATGATGGCCTGTGGGCCAAGTGTGTGAAACAAGATGGCTACTCtggctgctactactacgactCAGAG TGGTATTCTAAAGTGGACCAGTTGGACCTGCGACTGCTCCAGTTCTGCCTGCCGACTGGGCTACTGTTTGGCTCCCTGGCCCTGGTGCTATGTATGGCAGGCATGTCTAAGACATGCTGCTGCTCTGATAAGGCTGAGACAGACATCAAGAATACCCGCTGTCTGGTCAACAGCGCAGGCTGCCACCTAGTGGCCGGGATGTTCCTGTTCCTGGGCGGTGCTATCGCCCTGGCGCCTTCCGTGTGGTTCCTGTTCCGGACCAAAGAGATGAACATCAGGTACGACCGCATCTTCTCAGACGGGTTCGCGGTCTACGTGGCCATCGGCTGTTCTGGCGGCCTCATGCTCGCCGCCCTGCTGATGTTCATGTGGTACTGCATGTGTAAGAAGCTACCCTCTCCCTTCTGGCTGCCTCTCCCCACACTCCCTAACTCCCTCTCCATCCAGCCCCTCACAGCCAACGGGTACCCCCCCTCCCCCGTCTAC ACCCCTCAGACCTTCCCTCCACAGGGGTACGTCCCCACTGTGATGGATGCCCAGCCCTACGCTCCCTCCCAGGGCTACCCTCAGAGCGTAGCCCCACTGGCCCAGCAGCCTCAGCAGGTCTATATGTCCCAGATGTCATCCCCGGATGGGTATGGGTCAGAGGTGGGTCAGAACCAGGCTTACAGCTATGCCCCGTCCCAGAGTTATGCCCCCTCTCAGGTGGGCTACGCCCCCAGCTACATAGGCCACCGCTACTCCACACGCTCACGCATGTCTGGCATAGAGATAGACATCCCTGTTCTAACACAAGGCCTCTGA